ACCGGGTTGCGCATGGGGCGCGAGTCTAGGGCGTGGCCCGCGTCAGAGCACGGTCAGCGTCACCGTGGTGCCGCGGCGCACCTGCTCGCCGCTGCCCGGGCTGACGCCGGTGACGTAGCCGATCCGGGGTCCGTCGCTGCCGATGAGGCCCTGCTCGTCGACGACGAGGCCGAGGCCCTCGAGCTGCCCGCGGACGTCCTCGATGCGGCCGCCGACGAGCCCGTCGGGGATGGTGACGAGCTCGGGTCCCTTCGACACGACGAGCGTCACGGTGTCGCCCAGGTTGAGGGTGCCGCTCGTCGGGTCCTGGCTGATCACCGTGCCCGCGGGCACGGTGTCGGAGAACTCCTCCGTCACGCTGACCTGCAGCTCGTCGCCCTGGATCTCCGGGTCGCCGGTGGTGAGCGCGGCCTCGGCCTCCTCGCGGGAGCGGCCCGTGAAGTCCTCGACCGGGATGGGGCGGCGTCCGAGGCTGAGCACCACCGTCACGGTCTCGTCCGGCCGCACCACGGTGCCCTGGGCGGGATCGGTCGCGATCACCGCGCCCTCGGGCACCTCCTCGTCGTACTGGGGCTCGGCCTCGGCGTACGCGAGGTTCGTGCTCTCCAGCGCCTCGCGGGCCTCGTCGGCGGTGCGACCGCGGAGCGAGGGCACGGCGTACCGCTCCGGTCCGCGGGAGACGGTGAGCGTGATCGTGCCGCCGCGGACGATCTCCTCGCCGCCCTCGGGGTCGGTCGCCATGACGAGGCCGGCGGCGACCGTCTCGGAGTACCCGGCCGGGCCCACCTCGACGTCGAAGCCGTCGGCCTCCGCCCGCTCGGTCGCCTCGGCCTGGGTGAGGTCGAGCAGGCGGGGTGCGGGCACGTAGCGCCACGACAGGAAGTAGAAGGCCAGGCCGCCGACGAGGGCGAGCACGATGACCACGGACCCCAGCAGCCGGGCACGGCGACGCGAGGCGCGGCGCGCGGCGAGGGCGGCGTCCGCGTCGTCCGCGGCGTCGTCCTCGTCACCGGCGTCGTCCCCCTCCGGTCCCAGGAAGAGGCGGCTGGTCAGGTCGCTCGGCGGGGTCGCCGGCGGGGTCGCCGGCGGGGGGAGCGCACCCGGTGGGCGGCGGCGCACCGCGGTGGCACCGTCGTCGGGCACGGGGGAGGAGGCCTGGGCGAGCGCGGGGTACAGCTCGGCCTCGGCGAAGCCGTCGCCGCGCAGCGACGCCAGGTCGGCGGCGTCGAAGGGCTCCGGCGACGTGTCGGTGTCGTCGGGCGTGGTGGGCCGGGGGAGCAGGTCGGCGACGAGGTCGTCGTCGCGGGTGACGCCCTCGTTGAGCGCCTGCTGCACCCGGCGGACGTGGTGGAGCAGCACACCGGCGTCCGCGGGCCGCTGCGAGCGGTCGCGGGCGGTGGCCCGCGCGACGAGGGCGTCGACGTACCGCGGCAGCCCGGGCACCAGCCGGGACGGCGGGGGGACGTCGGCGTGCACGTGCTTGTAGGCGATCTGGATCGGCGTCTCGCCCTGGTGCGGCTTCTGCCCGGTCAACAGCTCGTGCAGCACCACGCCCAGGGCGTAGACGTCGGCACGGGCGTCCGCCGTGCCGTCCACGACCAGCTCGGGCGCCAGGTAGGACACCGTGCCGATGAGGACGCCGCCGGTGGTCGTGTGGTGGGAGTCCGCGTCGACCGCCCGGGCGAGGCCGAAGTCGGCGACCTTGACGCGTCCGTCGTCGGCGATGAGCACGTTCTCGGGCTTGACGTCGCGGTGCACGATCCCGGCACGGTGCGCGGCGGTGACGGCCGCGACGACGGGCTCCAGCAGCGCGAGCGCCCGGGCGGGGCTGAGCGGCGCGCGGTCGCGGATGACGTCGCGCAGCGTGCTGCCGGGCACGTACTCCATGACGAGGAACGTCAGGCCGGCGTCGCTGCCCTGGTCGTGGACCGCCACCACGTTGGGGTGGGACAGGCGTGCCGCGGCGCGCGCCTCCCGCACGAAGCGCTGCGCGAAGCTCTCGTTGCCCGTGACGGGGTCGCCGAGCGAGGGGTGCATGACCTTGACGGCGACCGTGCGGTCGAGCCGGAGGTCGGTCGCGACGTACACGCTCGCCATGCCGCCCCGGGCCACCAGCTCGGCGATGCGGTACCGACCGTCGAGCACGCGCCCCGCGAGGTCCGGACCGACCCCTGCGGGGCCGCCGGGACCCCGGGAGGCGGGTGGCTCGTCGGGCAGCACGATGGTCCTCGTCGTCGTCGTGGCCGACGCCGCGTCCGGCGGGGCACTGCAGGTCAGGATACGGAACGCCCCGCCCCCGACCGGTGCCGCCGCGGCCGACCGGCGTGTTCGTCGTGGCCGGGCGACCTGAGACGATGGGCCGCATGAGCGAGACGACGGGAGCGCCCGACCTCGGGGCGCTGGTGGGTGACTGGATCGACTGGGCCGAGACCGCGCGCCGGCTGGGCGTGAGCGTGTCCCGCGTGCGCACGCTCATCCGCGAGAACCAGCTGCCGGCGGCCGTGCCGTCACCCGGGGCCGGGCAGCAGGTGCCGGCGCTGTTCGTCCAGGACGGGGAGCTCCTCAAGGGGCTCGCCGGCCTGACGGTGATGATGACCGACCACGGGTTCGACCACCGCGAGATCATCGAGTGGCTCTACACCGACGCCGAGCTGCCGGGTCGTCCCGTCGACGCGCTCGTGGAGAACCGCGGCGCCGAGGTCAAGCGGCGCGCCCAGGCCCTGAACTGACGCTCACGACGTACGGCGCGTGGCCGCCACCGCGAGCGCCTCGAGCGCCGCGGTGGCGGCGGCCGGGAAGCGGGCGGCGGCGAGGGCCTCGAGCGCGGTGGTCGTCAGCCCCGCGATGAGGTCCTCGACGGCCGCCTCGGCACCGCTGGTGCGGAACAGCCCCCGCAGGCGGTCCACCTCGGCGGCGTCGAGCGGCGTGCCGAGCGCGGCATCGAGGGCGGCCGCCTCGTCGGGCGGCAGGGCGTCGAGGGCCAGCGCGACGAGCACGGTCCGCTTGCCCTCCACGAGGTCGTCGCCGGCGGGCTTGCCCGTGGTCGCGGGCTCGCCGAAGACCCCGAGCTGGTCGTCGCGCAGCTGGAAGGCCTCGCCGAGCGGCAGGCCGAAGTCGGTCAGCGCCTGCAGCTGGGCGGCGTCGCCGCCGGCCAGGGCAGCGCCGACGTGGAGCGGTCGCTCGACGGAGTACTTCGCCGACTTGTAGCGCAGCACCCGCATCGCCTCCGCGACGTCGGCCCGGCCGCGCGCCTGCACCGACACGTCGAGGAACTGGCCGCTCACGACCTCGCTGCGGCAGAGGTCGAACACCTCGAGGGCGGGCGCCACGGACGCCAACGGCAGCCCGCACCGCCGCAGGAGCTCGTCGGCCCAGCTGAGCAGCAGGTCGCCGAGCAGGATGGCGGCGGCCGCGCCGTACTGCTCCGCCCCTCCGGTCCACCCTGCCTCCCGGTGCCGCACCTCGAACGCGCGGTGGGTCGCGGGCCGGCCGCGGCGGGTGTCGGAGGCGTCCATGAGGTCGTCGTGCACGAGCGCGCTCGCCTGCAGCACCTCGAGCGCCGCAGCGGCCCGCACGACCGCGCGGACCTCCTCCGGCGTGGGGTCGGGGCGCACCGCCAGGTAGCCCCAGAAGCAGAACCGCCCGCGCAGCCGCTTGCCACCGCTGACGGTGACCCTGGCCTCCGCGAGCAGCGCGGCCGCGTCGGGGCCCAGGGGGGCGAGGCGCTCGGCCTGCTCGTCGAGGAACTCCTCGAGCGCGTCGGCGATCGCCCCCGCGAGGTCGAACCGGGCGACGTCGAGGGTCTCGGGAAGCACGCCTCGACCCTAGGTCATGGGCGGCGAGGCCTACCGGCTGGTGGACGCCTCCGGTCCCGACGTGCGGCGCGACCTAGGATCGGTGATCGTGAGCGACGACCTGCCCGGCGACCGGACGCCCGGCGCCAGCCAGCCCAGCGAGCCCGGTCGGCCCAGCATCGGTGAGCTGCTGCGCCGCGGCGACCGCTCCTTCTCCTTCGAGTTCTTCCCGCCCAAGGACGCCGCCGGCGAGGAGCAGCTGTGGACGGCGCTGCACGAGCTGCAGCCCTACCAGCCGACGTTCGTCTCGGTCACGTACGGCGCGGGTGGCTCCACCCGCGACCGCACGATCGGCATGACGGGTCGGATCGCCCGCGAGACGACGCTGCGCGCCATGGGCCACCTCACGTGCGTCGGCCACACGCGGGAGGAGCTGGTCGAGGTGCTCCGGGCGTACGCCGCGGCCGGTGTCCACGACGTGCTGGCGCTGCGGGGCGACCCGGCGGAGGGCCCCTCGGCGCCCTGGACGCCCACGGAGGGCGGGCTGCACCACGCGGTGGAGCTCGTCGAGCTCGCCCGGTCGCTGGACGGCCGGCTCGGCACGCCGGGGCGGTTCGGCATCGGCGTGGCCGCGTTCCCCGAGCGGCACCCGGGCTCGGAGAGCGTGGAGCACGACGCCCGCGTGCTGGCCGCGAAGGCTGCCGCGGGTGCGGACTTCGCCGTCAGCCAGCTGTTCTTCCGGCCGGACGACTACTTCGCGCTCGTCGAGCGCACGCGGGCCGCGGGCGCCGACATCCCGATCCTCCCGGGCATCATGCCGATCACCAACCTGGCGTCGGTGCGGCGGATGGCGGAGCTGTCGGGCTGCGAGGTGCCGGCCGAGGTGATGGCCCGCTTCGACGGCGTCACGGAGCCCGCCGAGGTGCGCCGCATCGGCGTCGAGCTGGCCACCGAGCTGTGCGACGCGCTGCTCGCGGGCGGCGCGCCGGGGCTGCACTTCTACACGCTGAACCGCTCGCGGGCGACGCGCGACATCTTCGCGGCGCTGCGCATCGCGGCCTGACGGGGCGCGCTCGACGGGCTCGTCGCGGGTCCTATCCGCGGGAGCGCTCGGCCGGGCCGACGGCCTGGGCGACGAGGGCGGCCGACAGCCCGACGAACGGGAGACCGGCGCCCGGAGCGGCGTGCGCCCCCGCGGCGTACACCCCCGGGACGGGCGTGGTCGGACCGATGCGCGCGGTCACGGTGCCGCGACCCTGCCACTGCACGCCCCACGGCGTGCCGCCCCACGTCTCCACCTGCTCGCGCGGAGTGCGGTCGACGCGGCGGACGATCCGGCGGCGCAGGTCCAGGTCGCCGCCCAGGCGCGCCAGGGCCTCGACCACGTCCTCGTGGAGCCGGCCACGGCCGCGCACGGTCCAGGCGCGGGCGCCGTCGGGGGCGGTGCCGCCGGTCGTGATCGAGAAGGCCACGTCCTTGCCGTGCACCACGGTCTCCTCGGGGAGGTCCGGGAGACCGTCGGCCTCGAGCCCCAGGTGGGCGACCGGTGCCGGCAGTGCGGGCAGGGTGCGGGCGACGTGGGGAGCGAGGGTCGGGAGGCGGCGCGGGTCGATCGCGCAGACGACCATGTCGGCGTCGATCGTCCCGGCGGCGGTGCGCACGCCGGCGACGCGACCGGCGCGCACCTCCAGGTCGAGGACGCGGGTGTCGCGGACGACGTCGACCCGTCGGGTGGCGAGCCGCCGCTCGAGGGCGTCGGCGAGGGCCGCCATCCCGCCGTCGGCGGGCGCGACGGTCCAGACCCCGAAGCGCTGCTCGAGGTAGGCCGTCACCCCCACCCACGCCGGCACCTGGCGGGGGTCGTGACCCTCGGCCACGGCGGCCCAGGTCGCCACCTGCCGCAGCCGGCGGTCGCGGAACGAGCGGCGGGTCCGGCGGGCGAGCGACTCGCGGGGGAACAGCACGGCGCGGGTGGCGCGATCGGCGAGGGCGGGCAGCCAGGGGCGCTCGAGGTGCTCGCGCCGGAGCACCTCCCAGGTCTCCGCGTACGCCGCGACGTGGGCCAGCCAGTGGGCGCCGAGCCCGGGGGACAGGTCGTCGACCGCGGCCTGCTGGGCCTCGCGCGAGCTGCCGGGGAGCCGCAGCGACGAGCCGTCGGCGAAGCGGTGCTCCCGCACCAGGTCACGGTGCTCCAGCGTCAGCTCCCGCTCCAGGGGCCGCCCGGTCTTGCGGAACAGGTCGCGCACGACCGCCGGCAGCAGGGTGCTGCTCGGGCCGGCGTCCCAGGCGAAGTCGTCCCGCCTGACGCGCTCGAGAGCGCCGCCGAGCCGTGCGCCGGCCTCGACGAGGGTGACCGCGTGGCCCTGCTTGGCGAGCCGCGCGGCGCTCGCCAGCCCCCCGTAGCCACCGCCGACGACCACGACCTCCGCCATCAGCGGGCTCCGGCGGGTGGAGCGGACGAGGCGGGGCTGGGCACGCGCGTCATCGTAGAGGGGCCGATCCGGGGTGTGGCGGGGCCCACCGTCGCCGACCCCGGGAGTGGGTCGACTTCTCGGTAGCATCGACGTTTACGTCGGGTAACGAAATGGAAAGCACCAGGGGCGCCGCAGGGGCGGTGTGCGCGGAGGACGGGGAGAACGGTGACGAGCATGGCGATCGATGGGGGAGCGTCGGCGACCGAGGAGCGGGCCACCACGGCCGCGCCGGTGCCGCCGATGGTGGGTCTCGCGCTGCGGGCCGCACTGGCGCAGATGCTCGTCATGACGGTCGCGACCGTGGTCACCTACTTCCTCCAGGACACGCTGCGCGACGCCTCCATCACGGCCCACGCCGCCGCGACGGGCCAGACGATCGCCGCGGTGCGGGAGTCCTCGTTCGCGCCGTTCGGGTTCTTCCGCGTGGCGCTGACGATGCTCGCGACCTACGTCCCCCTCGCCCTGGTGCTCGTCGCGATGGTGCGCGTCGGCGCCCGGTGGGCGCTCTACACCCTCACGGCGCTCGTGGGCATGAGCGCCGTCGTGCAGCTGGTGCTGGGCACCACGCCGGGCACGCCGGTGCTGCTCATGCTCCTCGCGGCGGTCTCCGTGGCCCTCCACGGGCTCACCCTCCTGCTCCTGTGGCACCCGGCCAACCGGCGCTACTTCCAGAACGCCCACAGCGGTCACTGGGCGCGCGTCATCGACGAGGACTGACCGCCGGCGCGCTCGACGCGCCAGGACTGTCAGTGGGTCTCCCTAGTGTCCGTGGGGACAGCACGTCCCCCACCGAGGAGACCTCGATGACGCAGCACGGCGACCCGCGACGCAGCGCGGTTCCCGGCGCCCGCCCCGACGGGCTGGTCCTGCCGGCGGCCACCCACGCCTACCTGACGCGGTCGGCGACCTCGCTCCGCGAGGCGTTGCTCGCGCCCGACGCGACGACGCGCTACGCGTGTGCCCACGTCGCCGCCCTGCGTGCCGCCGCAGCGCTGCTGGCGGCGCGGACGGTCCCCGCGCCCGGCGCCCGCCGGCGGTCGCGCAACGCGTGGGTCCTGCTGCGCGAGGCGGTGCCGGAGCTGTCCGACTGGGCGGCCTTCTTCGCGTCGGGCGCCGGCACCTACGCGGCTGCGCAGGCCGGTTCCACGCGCGCGACGACGCAGGACGAGGCCGACGAGCTGGTCGGCGAGGCCGACCGGTTCCTCGCGGTCGTCGAGGCCGAGCTCGGTCTGATCCCGCACTCGTGGTCGGAGATCGTCGAGGGCGTCTCCACCCCCGAGGGCGGCACGGGCGTCGCCTGACCTTCCCCGGATCGTCGCGAGGCCGTCGCCGAAACGTGTCGTTCCACGGCCGACCGGCCGACGCTCGCACGGCCTAGGGTGCCGGGTGGACTCCGGGGTCCGCCCGGGGTCGCCTCAACGGAGCCGTCACGGCTCCCCGACCATTCGGAGCTCTGGATCCATGCAGCACGTTCTCGGGAAGCGTCGTCGTCCGACGACGCTCGTGCTCTCCCTTTCCCTCGCCCTCGGGCTCGGCGCGACACAGGCGGCGCCGTCGGCGACCGCCGACACGCCGCCGACGTCCGCGGGCGCCACCGCCGTCAGCGGCTCGACCTCTGTCAGTGGCTCGACCGCCGTCAGCGGCTCGACGAGCGCCGGCGCACCCGCCGGCTACTACGACGACGCCGCCGGGCTCAGCGGTCCGGCCCTCGAGTCGGCCCTGCACGACATCATCTCGACCGACGTCGACGCGCTCTCCTACGCGCAGGTCTGGAACGCGCTCAAGGTCACGGACGAGGACCCGTCCGACTCCTCGCGCGTGCTCACGCTCTACAGCGGGCTGTCGCTGCCGAAGAGCGACAACGGCGGCGGCGTCGACCAGTGGAACCGGGAGCACGTCTGGGCGAAGTCCCACGGCGACTTCGGCACGGCGACCGGCCCCGGCACCGACCTGCACCACCTGCGCCCGGAGGACGTCACGGTCAACTCCGACCGCGGCAACCTCGACTTCGACGAGGGCGGCACGGAGAACGACGAGGCGCCGGGCAACTACGCCGACGGCGACTCGTGGGAGCCGCGCGACGAGGTCAAGGGCGACGTGGCGCGCATGATCTTCTACATGTCGGTGCGCTACGAGGGTGGCGACGGCTTCGCCGACCTCGAGGTGAACGACCGGGTCGGCAACGGTTCGGCGCCGAACATGGGTCGGGTCTCGGTGCTGCTGCAGTGGAACGCCGAGGACCCGCCGGACGCGTTCGAGGAGAGGCGCAACGACCTCATCCAGTCCCAGTTCCAGGGCAACCGCAACCCGTTCATCGACAACCCGGCCTGGGCCGACGAGATCTGGGGCTGACCGCCCGTCGCCGCCCGTCGCCGCCCGTCGTCCCCAGCCGCGGCCGGCGCGGTGGCGCGCGGACCGGGGCGTGACGTAACCTCGACCTCGATCGAACACGCGTTCGATCGGGGTCGAGGTGCGCGGAGGGGAGGTCGGTCCGGTGGCTGGTGGGTCACTAGGGTGGGCCGCATGTCGCCAGAGCCGCTCGGTGCAGCGCGTCCAGCAGAGCGTCCGGGGGAGCGTCGCGAGGCCGCTCGGGGTGCGGTGGTGCGCGACGCCATCGATCCGCTGCTCGTCGATCCCCAGATGTCGGTCGTGGACGTCGGTGGCGGCACCGGCGGTCACGCGGTCCGCCTCGCCGGGCTCGGTCACCGGGTCGTGGTGGTCGACCCGAGTCCCGACGCCCTCGCCTCGCTTCACCGCCGGGCCACCGAGGCCGGCGTGGGGGACCGGATCGAGGGTGTCCAGGGCGACCTCGGCGACCTGGGCGACGTCGTCCCCGCCGGCTCCGTCGACCTCCTCCTCTGCCACGGGGTCCTCGAGATCGTCGGCGACGCCGCGGAGGCGCTCGGTGCCCTGGCCGGGGTGCTCCGCCCGGGTGGGCACCTCAGCCTCGTCGTGGCGCAGCGGTACGCCGCGGTGCTCGCCCGCGCGATGGCCGGCCAGTTCGTCGCGGCGCGGGAGCTGCTCGACGACGCGACCGCGGGACCGGCGGGTCGCACGGGACGACGGTTCGCCCGCGCGGAGCTCGAGCAGCTGCTCGACGACGCCGGGTTGCGGACGGTCTCGGTCCACGGCGTGCGGGTGTTCGCCGACCTCGTGCCCGGCGCGCTGCTCGACGCCGAGCCGGGATCCTCGCAGGCGCTCGTGGAGCTCGAGCGCGCGGCGGCCCAGCGACCCGAGCTGCAGCCCCTGGCGAGCCAGCTGCACGTGGTCGCCCGGCGCTGAGGCCCCCTCGCCGGGGGTGACCCGGTGAGCGACGGCAGCGAGGACTGCCCCGTGCTGCACGTCGACATGGATGCGTTCTACGCGTCCGTGGTGCTGCGCGGACGACCGGAGCTCGCGGGACTGCCCGTGGTCGTCGCCGGCGGGGGCGAACGCGGCGTCATCCTGTGCGCCACCTACCCCGCCCGTCGACGGGGGATCGCCTCGGGGACGCCGACGGCGCAGGCCCGACGGCGCTGCCCCGAGCTCGTGGTGGTGCCCCCCGACTTCGCGGCCTTCGCCGACGCGTCGGCCGCGGTGTTCGAGGCGTTCGCGACCGTCACCCCGCAGGTGGAGCCGCTCTCGCAGGAGGAGGCCTTCCTCCACGTGGGCGGTGCCCGGCGCACGGGAACGCCTCGGGCCCTCGGCGAGACGGTGCGTGCACGGGTCGTCGAGCGGGTCGGCATCACGTGCTCCGTGGGCGTGGCCGCGACCCGCAGCGTCGCCAAGCTCGCCTCCCGGCGCGCCAAGCCGGACGGTCTCGTCGTCGTGCCGCCCGCCGAGGTGCGTGCCTTCCTCGACCCGCTCGACGTGGGGGAGCTGTGGGGGGTCGGCCCCTCCACGCGTGCCCGTCTGGAACGCATGGGCGTCACCACGGTCGCCGACGCCCGGCGGCTCCCGCTCGAGCTGCTGCAGGCCACGCTCGGCCGGGCCGGGGGCGCCCAGGTCCACGCCCTGCTGCGGGGGGCGGAGGGAGGGCGGCTCCACGCGGCCTTCCGGCCGCAGGAGCGGCAGCGCTCCATCGGCTCCGACCGCACGCTGGCCCGGGACGTGGGTGACCTCGACGAGCTCCACGGCGTCCTCCTCGGCCTGACGCTCGGCGTGACGGCCCGAGCCCGGCGGGCCGGCCTGGTGGCCGCCGTGGTCACGGTCCGGGTGCGCTACCCCGACTTCACGACCGTGTCCCGGGCGCGCACCCTGCCGGAGCCGACGGCGACGACGCGGGACGTCCACGCCGTCGCCGTGCGGCTCCTCGACGACCTGCGGGACCCGAGCCGCGCCGTACGGCTCGTCGGGGTGCGCCTCTCCGGCCTGCGGGACTCCGCGGGACACGCCGAGCAGTTGGCGCTCGACGACCCGGAGCGGGGGTGGCGCCACACCGACGAGGCGGCCGACCGGGTGCGCCAGCGGTTCGGGAGCGGCGCCCTCGCGCGCGCCACCCTGCTCGAGACCCACCCCGCCGAGACCCCTCCGGTCGCGGTCCCGGAGGGGCCGCAGCCCGACCCGGCGTCGTGGTGGTCGTGGTGATCGGGGGCGGCGGCCGGGGAATTTCCACGTGCGTCTACCGTCGTCACCAGCGCCTGCCTAGAATCTGGGGTAGGTGTCACCGGTCGTCGTCGAGGGCTCTCGGCAGGGCCGGTGCAGCAGAAGGACGTCCGGCGTCGTGGTCGACAGCCATGGGAGGAAACGTGCCGCTCTCCGAGGAAGAGCTGCGGATGCTCGAGCAGATGGAGCGCGCCCTCCTGGCCGAGGATCCGAAGTTCGCGTCGACCCTGCGGGGCTCGCGCATGGCCGGCAGCGTCCGCCGCCGGATCATCCTGTCGTCGACCGGGTTCGTCGCCGGCATCGCGCTCCTGATGACGGGCGTCGTCGCCCGCCAGGAGATCGTCGGCATCGTCGGCTTCCTCGTCATGCTGGGGGCGGCCGTCTTCGGTCTCACGGCGCTGCGCGCGCGGCACGCCGTGCCCGACACCCCGGAGCAGGCGCTGCAGGGCAGCCAGGGCCTCACCGTCATCGACGGCGGCCGTCGCCCGCGCCGCCAGCGCTCCCCGCGCGGCTCCGGCTCCTTCATGGAGCGCATGGAGCAGCGCTGGCGCCGCCGGCGCGAGGGCGGCTACTGAGCCTTCTCGGCCGCGTCGCCTGATCTCGACCCCCGAACGCCCCCGGTCCTGAGACCGGGGGCGTTCCGCGTGTGGCCCCCACCCGCCTCACCCACCTCACCGGGTCGTGGTGGGAGACCTGCGAAAACCGCAGGCCTGGCACCACGACCGGGGGGGTCAGCGCCGCGCCAGCTCCTCCTCGTCGGAGCCGCCGGCCACCTCGGGTGCCGTCGTCGCGGACGTGTCGGGGGCGGGCCGGGTGTCGCCGGTGCGTCGCCGGTCCCGTGCGCCGTCGACGACGGACGCCGGCAGCCAGCGGGCGCGGCGCGCACCTCCGCGATCGGCGGTCCGTGCCTCCGCGAACGTCCGGGCGTCGTTCCACGCCTCGTCGCCCTCGGTGTCTGCGCCCGCACCGCCCGAGGGCGGGGCGTAGCGCGTCAGCTCGAGGCGGGTCACGAGCCGCTCCAGGGGCGCGAGCGCGGTGCCGTCGATCCCGGTCGGCACCGCTCCCGTCTCCGCCCGGCGCGCGACCTCGGCCTCCCAGTCCTCGACGAGGGTCCGGGCGGTGTCGGCGGGGGAGCGGTCCTCCGGCCACGGCACGCGGTGGTCGATCAGGGTCGCGCGGAGCTCGTCCCAGGCGCCCTCGACGCCACGGTCCCGTCGGCGCAGCCGCTGCCGGTCGCGGATCCGGCGCGGGGCCAGGAGGAGGACGAGCAGGGCGACCACGCCCAGGGCGCCGCCCGCCGCGGCGAGGACGACCGCGGGCTCGACCCCGGGGGAACCGTCCCGCGCGCCGTCGGCGCCGCTCCCGCCGTCGGCCGGCGCGCTGCTGCTCGGGGGCGCACTGGTCGGGCCGGTGGTGGGCGTGTCGGTCGTCGGGCGGGAGGTGGGGGTCGGCTGGTCCGTCCCGGAGGTGGCTCCGGGGCCGCTGGGATCCGGCGCGGAGTAGTCCGGCGTCGCGCTGGCCCGCTGACCGGGGGTCGGCTCGTAGCGCACCCAGCCCACGCCCGGGAAGTAGAGCTCGGGCCAGGCGTGCAGGTCGTGGGCGCTGAGCTCCCAGCGCCCCGGGGAGATGAACTCCGGCGTGAGGAAGCCGACGGCGACGCGGGCCGGGATCCCCAGCTCGCGGGCCATCACGGCCATGGCCGAGGCGAAGTGCTGGCAGTAGCCGGTGCGGGTGTCGAACAGGAACTCGGTGAGCGAGTCGTCGGACGTGGACGACGCCTGGAGGTCGTAGCGGAACTCGTCGCGGTCGCGGAAGAACGCCTGGAGCTCGGCGGCCTGGTCGGCCGGTGTGGTCGCGCCGGCGACGATCGTGCGGGCCAGCTCGGCGATGCGGGGGTCGACGTCCGGCACGTCGAGGAAGCGGTCGACGTCCGCCGGGTAGTCCTGTCCGGCGGCGTCGAGGTCCTCGCGGGTGAACGAGGGCAGGACCTCGGTGGTCTCCCAGCTCTGGCCCGCCGTGGTGCGGCCGTCGTCGCGCGTGAAGTCGTCGCCGGCCGGGCGGTAGCGCCAGCCGGAGTCGGCGTAGATGTCCGTCAGGTTGCTCGGCGTGGGCAGCCAGGACGAGCTGAAGGCGTCGGTGGCGCGGATGTTCCACGTCACCCGCGGGTCGCCGTTCCTGGCCCCCTCGGGGAGCTGCAGGCGGGCCTCGTCGAGAGCGCGATCGTCACCGCCCCCCGGGCGCCACTGCTGCTCGTCGGCGTCGAAGTCGTTGAGGCCGCCGATGCGGAGGTACGTCGGGGCGGCCGCCCCGGGGTCGTCGGTGGTGATCTCGAGGAGCTCCACGTCGTCGCCGCGGGTGAGGTCGCCCTGGAGGTCGGCCGTGGGCTCGCGCAGGACCACGGCGGAGCCCGCGCCGCCCCCGAACCCCGCGCGGTCGAGGAGGCCCAGGTCGAGCACCGGGACGGCGAGCGGCGCGGCGAGGGCCAGGGCGACGGCGGTCACCGCGACGGCGGTCCCGGCCACGGGAGGCCCGGACACCGTCGCCGCGGTCCCGTGCGGGCCTCCCGCCCGGCGCGCGACGACGCGGCGGCCCCACCGACCCAGGTCGTCGGCCTCGTGGAGGGCGAGCACGGCGACGTACAGCAGCGCCGCGGCGGCGAAGATCCACCAGGGCGCCCCGGTGCGCAGGATCGTGACCGGCAGGCTGAAGGCGGCCAGCAGGGGGAGGCCGAGCGCCGGGCCCACCCGGAAGGTCGCGGCCACGGTGTCGGCGATCCACAGGAAGAGCACGGCGCCCACGACGAGGAGCGCGCGGATGCCGC
This Nocardioides alkalitolerans DNA region includes the following protein-coding sequences:
- a CDS encoding SAV_6107 family HEPN domain-containing protein, which gives rise to MTQHGDPRRSAVPGARPDGLVLPAATHAYLTRSATSLREALLAPDATTRYACAHVAALRAAAALLAARTVPAPGARRRSRNAWVLLREAVPELSDWAAFFASGAGTYAAAQAGSTRATTQDEADELVGEADRFLAVVEAELGLIPHSWSEIVEGVSTPEGGTGVA
- a CDS encoding endonuclease, encoding MQHVLGKRRRPTTLVLSLSLALGLGATQAAPSATADTPPTSAGATAVSGSTSVSGSTAVSGSTSAGAPAGYYDDAAGLSGPALESALHDIISTDVDALSYAQVWNALKVTDEDPSDSSRVLTLYSGLSLPKSDNGGGVDQWNREHVWAKSHGDFGTATGPGTDLHHLRPEDVTVNSDRGNLDFDEGGTENDEAPGNYADGDSWEPRDEVKGDVARMIFYMSVRYEGGDGFADLEVNDRVGNGSAPNMGRVSVLLQWNAEDPPDAFEERRNDLIQSQFQGNRNPFIDNPAWADEIWG
- a CDS encoding methyltransferase domain-containing protein produces the protein MSPEPLGAARPAERPGERREAARGAVVRDAIDPLLVDPQMSVVDVGGGTGGHAVRLAGLGHRVVVVDPSPDALASLHRRATEAGVGDRIEGVQGDLGDLGDVVPAGSVDLLLCHGVLEIVGDAAEALGALAGVLRPGGHLSLVVAQRYAAVLARAMAGQFVAARELLDDATAGPAGRTGRRFARAELEQLLDDAGLRTVSVHGVRVFADLVPGALLDAEPGSSQALVELERAAAQRPELQPLASQLHVVARR
- the dinB gene encoding DNA polymerase IV, yielding MSDGSEDCPVLHVDMDAFYASVVLRGRPELAGLPVVVAGGGERGVILCATYPARRRGIASGTPTAQARRRCPELVVVPPDFAAFADASAAVFEAFATVTPQVEPLSQEEAFLHVGGARRTGTPRALGETVRARVVERVGITCSVGVAATRSVAKLASRRAKPDGLVVVPPAEVRAFLDPLDVGELWGVGPSTRARLERMGVTTVADARRLPLELLQATLGRAGGAQVHALLRGAEGGRLHAAFRPQERQRSIGSDRTLARDVGDLDELHGVLLGLTLGVTARARRAGLVAAVVTVRVRYPDFTTVSRARTLPEPTATTRDVHAVAVRLLDDLRDPSRAVRLVGVRLSGLRDSAGHAEQLALDDPERGWRHTDEAADRVRQRFGSGALARATLLETHPAETPPVAVPEGPQPDPASWWSW
- a CDS encoding DUF3040 domain-containing protein, with translation MPLSEEELRMLEQMERALLAEDPKFASTLRGSRMAGSVRRRIILSSTGFVAGIALLMTGVVARQEIVGIVGFLVMLGAAVFGLTALRARHAVPDTPEQALQGSQGLTVIDGGRRPRRQRSPRGSGSFMERMEQRWRRRREGGY
- a CDS encoding DUF3488 and transglutaminase-like domain-containing protein; its protein translation is MSPGPERFVRQLLLGLLAAAATIVTLQSWRGFTVRPDDLVGPALVAGAALLATGTALRLLPLPAVVVASLQLLVAGVLVVVLVGESFPSLGGAEQTLDRIRAALEVAQVQPPPVPLDGGGIRALLVVGAVLFLWIADTVAATFRVGPALGLPLLAAFSLPVTILRTGAPWWIFAAAALLYVAVLALHEADDLGRWGRRVVARRAGGPHGTAATVSGPPVAGTAVAVTAVALALAAPLAVPVLDLGLLDRAGFGGGAGSAVVLREPTADLQGDLTRGDDVELLEITTDDPGAAAPTYLRIGGLNDFDADEQQWRPGGGDDRALDEARLQLPEGARNGDPRVTWNIRATDAFSSSWLPTPSNLTDIYADSGWRYRPAGDDFTRDDGRTTAGQSWETTEVLPSFTREDLDAAGQDYPADVDRFLDVPDVDPRIAELARTIVAGATTPADQAAELQAFFRDRDEFRYDLQASSTSDDSLTEFLFDTRTGYCQHFASAMAVMARELGIPARVAVGFLTPEFISPGRWELSAHDLHAWPELYFPGVGWVRYEPTPGQRASATPDYSAPDPSGPGATSGTDQPTPTSRPTTDTPTTGPTSAPPSSSAPADGGSGADGARDGSPGVEPAVVLAAAGGALGVVALLVLLLAPRRIRDRQRLRRRDRGVEGAWDELRATLIDHRVPWPEDRSPADTARTLVEDWEAEVARRAETGAVPTGIDGTALAPLERLVTRLELTRYAPPSGGAGADTEGDEAWNDARTFAEARTADRGGARRARWLPASVVDGARDRRRTGDTRPAPDTSATTAPEVAGGSDEEELARR